A single window of Amphiura filiformis chromosome 17, Afil_fr2py, whole genome shotgun sequence DNA harbors:
- the LOC140137183 gene encoding uncharacterized protein, translated as MYNYDKLALYNYFKQYGTIQKTQIIGDIAKITFTSIDEVERAFQSGMWYYDGVSRRHNISGGGFVTVRIEKIRAASEHGTGRGSFETSGQQSAPGEELSSNRNVAISSVAEKEEIDADEVTTRTLIVQHMYNFDRLALFNYFKQYGTIQQTQIIGDIAKITFTSIDEAERAFQNGIGDGVSRRHNIRGGGFVTVRIEKIRAASEHGAGRGSFETSGDGQQSAPSEQLSSNRNVATSSLAKTYSGGNDPEEEVKQRTLVVLHMLSFHEEDITTHFGQYGTIQNFTILNEGTPKQVAKITYSAREEAQRALQGGRPNSSRDGGVSRRHDIGHDFVIVRLDVKPKWVATSGEQGSGSGLLQTSMCDHQSTPDGVLSSNSNVPTSISAKKEGGTDPEEGTKRTVIVLHIFAFTKHDIRDYFAKYGLIQNFNIFNEGTAKQIAKITYATIDEATRAFQDGNPSHDGISRKHIIREHFVIVRMEKKLNRAVSGSEQGTGSGSLEASKGDQQSTPMEALSSDRNSTPTANNPSQVQKSVTSPEEEQEITKRSIAVLRTQTYKKTDLVKYFENYGTIETVSIYCKDTPKQLFKITFQSRNEALAGFLSGEMLPDGLSTKHVVEDNFVVVRMAVELKLAGRDGYLHPWAGDTSSEQGTESSSLATSSVENQSAHDHALSSKRQDTTGDSSLSVTSRVEPQSVPDEALDSKHDAGISNTSLPATNRIEDQSTPGTSTNVASSYTTATTTIGNQSTPGPSTNVAASVVAEKEESQPEEVKTTTLIVQHMYNFDRLTLFNYFKQYGTIQQTQIIGEIAKITYTSIDEVERAYRNGLWYYDGVSRRHNVSGGFVTVRIEKIRAATCSEHGTGKGSFETSGDGQQSAPGEELSSNRNVATSSSAAQGQVPSQAQKTDVRSQVRQDKERPASTAQVPFQAQKTDVRSQEEKNRERPALYHTSLYSNPNLKT; from the exons ATGTACAACTACGACAAATTGGCCCTGTATAACTATTTCAAACAATACGGAACAAtacaaaaaacccaaattatCGGTGATATTGCCAAGATCACATTTACATCAATTGACGAGGTCGAACGGGCATTCCAAAGCGGTATGTGGTATTACGATGGAGTATCAAGAAGGCACAATATAAGTGGTGGTGGTTTTGTGACTGTGAGAATAGAGAAGATTAGAGCAGCTAGTGAACATGGAACTGGTAGGGGCTCATTTGAGACTAGTGGTCAACAGTCTGCACCTGGTGAAGAATTGAGTTCAAATCGCAATGTTGCAATAAGTTCG gttGCTGAAAAAGAGGAGATTGATGCTGATGAG GTGACGACACGTACACTGATTGTGCAACACATGTACAACTTTGACAGATTGGCCCTGTTCAACTATTTCAAACAATACGGAACAatacaacaaacccaaattatcGGTGATATTGCCAAGATCACATTCACATCAATTGATGAAGCCGAACGGGCATTCCAAAATGGTATCGGCGATGGAGTATCAAGAAGGCACAATATAAGAGGTGGTGGTTTTGTGACTGTGAGGATAGAGAAGATTAGAGCAGCCAGTGAACATGGAGCTGGTAGGGGCTCATTTGAGACCAGTGGGGATGGTCAACAGTCTGCACCTAGTGAACAATTGAGTTCCAATCGCAATGTTGCAACCAGTTCG CTTGCAAAGACATATAGTGGTGGTAATGACCCTGAAGAG GAAGTGAAGCAACGCACACTGGTTGTGCTGCACATGCTGTCCTTCCACGAAGAGGACATAACCACCCATTTCGGGCAATATGGAACAATACAGAATTTCACGATACTTAATGAAGGAACACCAAAACAAGTTGCTAAGATAACATACAGTGCTAGGGAAGAGGCCCAACGAGCATTACAAGGTGGTAGGCCTAACTCATCTCGTGATGGGGGTGTGTCACGCAGGCATGATATAGGACATGATTTTGTTATTGTGAGATTGGATGTGAAGCCTAAATGGGTAGCTACTAGTGGTGAACAGGGTTCTGGCAGTGGCTTGCTCCAGACCAGTATGTGTGATCACCAATCTACACCTGATGGAGTTTTGAGTTCCAACAGCAACGTTCCAACAAGTATT aGTGCAAAGAAAGAAGGTGGTACTGATCCTGAAGAG GGTACAAAACGCACAGTGATCGTGCTACACATATTCGCCTTCACAAAACATGACATCAGAGactattttgcaaaatatggacTGATACagaatttcaacattttcaatgaAGGAACTGCAAAACAAATTGCCAAGATAACATATGCGACAATTGACGAGGCAACACGGGCATTCCAAGATGGTAATCCATCACACGATGGAATATCACGAAAGCACATTATAAGAGAGCATTTTGTGATTGTGAGAATGGAGAAGAAGCTTAACAGAGCAGTTAGTGGCAGTGAACAGGGAACTGGTAGTGGCTCACTGGAGGCCAGCAAGGGTGATCAACAATCCACTCCTATGGAAGCTTTGAGTTCCGATCGCAAT TCTACACCTACAGCTAACAACCCATCTCAAGTGCAGAAAAGTGTGACAAGTCCAGAGGAAGAGCAG GAGATCACGAAACGTTCAATTGCCGTGCTGCGAACGCAAACCTACAAAAAAACAGACttggtcaaatattttgaaaactatgGAACAATAGAGACAGTCAGCATTTACTGTAAAGACACACCAAAACAACTATTCAAAATAACTTTCCAGTCAAGGAATGAAGCTCTAGCAGGATTCCTAAGTGGTGAAATGTTACCCGATGGATTATCAACCAAACACGTTGTAGAAGACAACTTTGTGGTGGTGAGAATGGCTGTGGAACTCAAACTGGCaggcagggat ggttaCTTACATCCCTGGGCAGGAGATACAAGCAGCGAGCAGGGAACGGAGAGCAGCTCACTCGCGACCAGCAGTGTTGAAAATCAATCTGCACATGATCATGCTCTGAGTTCCAAGAGACAGGACACAACTGGTGACAGCAGCTTGTCTGTGACCAGCAGAGTTGAGCCTCAATCTGTGCCAGATGAAGCATTGGATTCCAAGCATGATGCCGGAATAAGTAATACCAGCTTGCCTGCAACTAACAGAATTGAAGATCAGTCTACACCTGGTACCAGTACCAATGTTGCATCAAGTTATACCACCGCAACTACCACAATTGGAAATCAATCTACGCCTGGTCCCAGTACCAATGTTGCGGCAAGTGTG gttgCTGAAAAAGAGGAGAGTCAGCCTGAAGAG GTCAAGACAACTACACTGATTGTGCAACACATGTACAACTTCGACAGACTGACCCTGTTCAACTATTTCAAACAATACGGAACAATACAACAAACTCAAATTATCGGTGAAATTGCCAAAATCACATATACATCAATTGATGAGGTCGAACGGGCATACCGAAACGGTTTATGGTATTACGATGGAGTATCAAGAAGGCACAATGTAAGCGGTGGTTTTGTGACTGTGAGAATAGAAAAGATTAGAGCAGCTACTTGTAGTGAACATGGAACTGGTAAGGGCTCATTTGAGACCAGTGGGGATGGTCAACAGTCTGCACCTGGTGAAGAATTGAGTTCTAATCGCAATGTTGCAACCAGTTCG TCAGCAGCTCAAGGTCAAGTTCCATCCCAAGCACAGAAGACAGATGTCAGAAGTCAGGTCAGACAGGATAAGGAGAGG CCTGCATCTACAGCTCAAGTTCCATTCCAAGCACAGAAGACGGATGTTAGAAGTCAGGAGGAAAAGAACAGGGAGAGG cctgcatTGTACCATACATCTCTTtattctaatcctaaccttaaaacataa